One Solanum lycopersicum chromosome 2, SLM_r2.1 genomic region harbors:
- the LOC101266297 gene encoding alkylbase DNA glycosidase-like protein mag2 encodes MSEQTQTPPQPLPTSSDSTLVSNSPVDLPPNPSNPSKIPIRPQKIRKLSSTPSSNGKTPETAVPSASTATSGAITVTKNRRKTAPKSSRVSPQIIKPLSADGEIDNALQHLRSVDPLLVSLIDTLPSPQFELHHSAFLALSKSILYQQLAYKAGTSIYTRFVSLCGGEDAVCPDIVLALSPQQLKQVGISGRKASYLHDLANKYKSGILSDETLVKMDDRSLFAMLSMVKGIGSWSVHMFMIFSLHRPDILPVSDLGVRKGVQLLYGLEELPRPSQMEQLCDKWKPYRSAGAWYMWRLVEGKGTPTIAAAPIDGGNAQALQQFPVEQETQQHQLQLLEPINGIENLGACIWSQ; translated from the exons ATGAGTGAACAGACGCAAACTCCACCTCAACCTCTACCCACTTCTTCTGATTCCACCCTTGTATCGAACTCTCCAGTTGATCTTCCACCAAACCCCTCTAACCCTTCCAAAATCCCAATTCGACCACAGAAAATCCGAAAACTCTCTTCCACCCCATCCTCCAATGGGAAAACCCCGGAAACCGCCGTACCATCAGCATCCACTGCAACCAGCGGAGCGATTACCGTAACGAAGAATCGTCGGAAGACTGCACCGAAATCATCAAGGGTTTCGCCCCAAATCATCAAGCCCTTATCAGCTGATGGAGAGATTGACAATGCACTGCAGCATCTACGTTCTGTGGACCCTCTTCTTGTTTCCTTAATAGATACACTTCCTTCCCCCCAATTCGAGTTGCACCATTCTGCGTTTTTAGCTCTTAGCAAGAGCATTCTTTATCAGCAACTAGCTTATAAAGCAGGCACCTCAATCTACACTCGCTTTGTGTCCCTTTGTGGAGGAGAGGACGCTGTTTGCCCTGACATTGTCCTCGCTCTATCTCCTCAACAGCTCAAGCAAGTAGGAATCTCAGGGCGGAAGGCTAGTTATCTCCATGACTTGGCAAACAAGTATAAAAGTGGGATTTTGTCTGATGAAACTCTTGTAAAGATGGATGATAGGTCATTGTTTGCCATGCTTTCAATGGTGAAGGGTATTGGTTCTTGGTCAGTGCATATGTTCATGATCTTTTCACTTCATAGACCAGATATTTTGCCTGTTAGTGACTTGGGGGTCAGGAAAGGTGTGCAATTGCTGTATGGACTGGAGGAACTGCCAAGGCCGTCGCAGATGGAGCAATTATGTGACAAATGGAAGCCATATAGATCTGCAGGGGCATGGTATATGTGGCGGTTAGTGGAAGGGAAAGGGACTCCAACTATTGCAGCAGCACCAATTGATGGTGGTAATGCGCAGGCATTGCAGCAATTTCCGGTGGAACAGGAGACACAGCAACATCAACTGCAGCTTCTCGAGCCAATTAATGGCATCGAAAATCTTGG GGCTTGCATTTGGAGCCAATGA